Proteins encoded together in one Vigna angularis cultivar LongXiaoDou No.4 chromosome 5, ASM1680809v1, whole genome shotgun sequence window:
- the LOC108339143 gene encoding G-type lectin S-receptor-like serine/threonine-protein kinase At4g27290: MLFVCLLLLSCLSRISISLDSLAVSESIQDDNTLVSANGITEVGFFSPGNSTRRYLGIWYKNVSPFTVVWVANRNTPLQNKSGVLKLNEKGILVLLNATNHTIWSSSNISSKAGNNPIAQLLDSGNFVVKKGQEANDDGVLWQSFDHPSDTFMPGMKIGWNLETDLETFLSSWKSFDDPAVGEYALKMNLSGYPQMMKFKGPDKVFRGGSWNGLSLVENPGPTYGTSPRFVLNEKEAYYEYGIEESSGFIIYTLTPSGTGEILFWTTQARTQQVLSSGEQDQCENYAFCGANSICNYDGNHPSCECLRDYVPKSPDQWNISIWLSGCVPRNKSNCTNSYTDGFWKYTNMKLPDTSSSWFDETISLDECQQSCLMNCSCTGYSSLNVLDGGSGCLLWFDDLVDMRNFSKWGQDFYIRVPASELDHGNDKKNIVGIIVGVTIFGLIMTCVCILGIKNPEAARKFCNKHYKNMQRREVIDLPTFDFSVLASATGNFSTENKLGEGGFGPVYKGTLIDGKELAVKRLSQKSLQGLDEFKNEVALMANLQHRNLVKLLGCCIEGEEKMLIYEYMPNHSLDYVVFDEGKRKFLDWRKRFNIISGIARGLLYLHQDSTLRIIHRDLKPSNVLLDANLDPKISDFGLARLVLGDQVEAKTNRVAGTYGYIPPEYAVRGHFSVKSDVFSYGVIVLEVLCGKKNREFSDPEHCNNLLGHAWKLWSEDRALELVLDEVLEEQCTVFEVIRCIQVGLLCVQQRPEDRPDMSSVVLMLNGDKLLPNPKAPAFYTEIDDVSKANSPSANHKPFSDNELSITVLNPR; encoded by the exons atgttatttgtttgtttgttattattatctTGCTTGTCTAGAATTTCCATTTCACTAGATAGTTTAGCAGTAAGTGAATCAATCCAAGATGATAACACTTTGGTTTCTGCAAATGGAATCACTGAAGTGGGTTTCTTTAGCCCAGGAAATTCAACAAGACGATACTTGGGTATATGGTACAAAAATGTATCCCCTTTCACAGTGGTGTGGGTGGCAAACCGAAACACGCCTCTTCAGAATAAATCAGGAGTTCTCAAACTCAATGAAAAAGGGATTCTTGTTCTTCTCAATGCTACAAACCACACCATTTGGTCATCATCCAACATCTCAAGCAAAGCAGGGAATAATCCAATTGCTCAGCTCTTGGATTCGGGAAATTTTGTAGTTAAAAAGGGACAAGAAGCCAACGATGATGGCGTCTTGTGGCAGAGTTTTGATCATCCAAGTGATACATTTATGCCAGGAATGAAAATTGGATGGAACTTAGAGACTGATTTGGAAACGTTTTTATCTTCTTGGAAAAGCTTTGATGATCCTGCTGTTGGAGAATATGCTCTGAAAATGAATCTTAGTGGATATCCTCAAATGATGAAGTTCAAGGGACCTGATAAAGTGTTTAGAGGAGGATCATGGAATGGTTTGTCTCTAGTGGAAAATCCAGGTCCGACCTACGGCACGTCACCAAGATTCGTGCTCAATGAAAAAGAAGCGTATTACGAATACGGGATTGAGGAGAGTTCGGGGTTTATCATATATACATTGACCCCTTCAGGCACAGGAGAAATATTGTTTTGGACAACTCAAGCAAGAACACAGCAAGTTCTATCAAGTGGGGAGCAAGATCAATGCGAGAATTATGCCTTTTGTGGTGCAAATTCTATATGCAATTATGATGGTAACCACCCAAGTTGCGAATGCCTGAGAGATTATGTTCCCAAGTCTCCAGATCAGTGGAATATATCAATTTGGCTCAGTGGTTGTGTTCCAAGGAATAAATCTAATTGCACAAATAGTTACACAGATGGCTTCTGGAAGTATACAAACATGAAATTGCCAGACACTTCTTCATCATGGTTTGATGAGACTATTAGTCTTGATGAATGTCAGCAGTCATGCCTTATGAACTGTTCTTGTACAGGTTATTCAAGTCTAAATGTTCTTGATGGAGGTAGTGGCTGTCTACTTTGGTTCGATGATCTAGTTGACATGAGGAATTTCTCAAAATGGGGACAAGACTTCTATATCAGAGTCCCTGCTTCAGAATTAG ATCACGGAAACGACAAGAAAAACATTGTAGGAATCATTGTTGGTGTGACTATTTTTGGATTAATCATGACATGTGTATGCATACTGGGAATTAAAAATCCAG AGGCTgcaagaaaattttgcaacaagCATTACAAAAATATGCAGAGGAGGGAAGTGATAGATTTGCCAACTTTCGATTTCTCAGTCTTAGCCAGTGCCACTGGAAACTTTTCAACCGAAAACAAGCTTGGAGAAGGGGGTTTTGGACCAGTATACAAG GGCACACTGATAGATGGGAAGGAGTTAGCTGTGAAAAGGCTTTCTCAGAAATCTTTGCAAGGGTTGGATGAGTTCAAAAATGAAGTTGCATTGATGGCCAACCTTCAGCATCGTAATCTGGTAAAACTACTTGGTTGCTGCattgaaggagaagaaaaaatgcTAATATATGAGTACATGCCCAACCACAGCTTGGACTACGTTGTTTTTG ATGAAGGTAAAAGGAAGTTCTTAGATTGGCGTAAGCGTTTCAACATCATTAGTGGCATTGCTCGAGGACTCCTTTATCTTCACCAAGACTCTACATTGAGGATTATTCATAGAGATCTAAAACCTAGTAATGTTTTACTAGATGCTAATTTGGATCCCAAAATATCAGACTTTGGCTTGGCTCGATTGGTTTTGGGAGATCAAGTTGAGGCAAAAACGAATAGGGTGGCAGGAACATA tgGCTACATACCTCCTGAATATGCTGTGCGTGGGCATTTCTCAGTGAAATCAGATGTCTTTAGTTATGGTGTCATTGTACTAGAGGTTCTATGTGGTaagaaaaacagagaatttTCGGACCCAGAACACTGCAACAATCTTCTTGGGCAT GCATGGAAATTATGGAGCGAAGACAGGGCACTGGAACTAGTACTAGATGAAGTGTTAGAAGAACAGTGCACGGTGTTTGAAGTTATAAGATGCATACAAGTAGGTCTATTATGTGTACAACAAAGACCAGAGGATAGGCCAGACATGTCATCTGTGGTTTTAATGTTAAATGGCGATAAATTATTGCCAAACCCAAAGGCTCCTGCATTTTACACTGAAATTGATGATGTTAGCAAAGCAAATTCTCCATCAGCAAATCACAAACCGTTCTCAGATAATGAACTTTCCATCACAGTGTTAAACCCAAGATAG